Proteins encoded together in one Cyprinus carpio isolate SPL01 chromosome B14, ASM1834038v1, whole genome shotgun sequence window:
- the LOC109049024 gene encoding cytoplasmic polyadenylation element-binding protein 4 isoform X2 — protein MGDYGFLVKNNAANKSVFPVRIHPHLQHPVHHQTAPPSPPAFISSNNTTNGGSVGSAWLFPAVTTHSNMQDDILESETSKAPQPQQESHEGQDKQALSPPGHQEAPGIISELDNTMPEENQLEKGTMENANGKEALRLESPVLSGFDYQETSGIGTLAQSSSSSSSSLTGFSSWSTAIPPNPSTLIEEVGFFNQAATTNNAPPPLLFQSFSHHTSTGFGGNFSHQIGPLSQHHPSPHPHFQHPHNQHRRSSASPHPPPFSHRSAAFNQLPNLGNNLIKPPSPWGSYQSPSSTPSSTSWSPGGGYGGWGSSQGREYRRGLNGGVNPLNSISPLKKSFPNNQPPTQKFPRNNSGFNTKPWMEDTINRNDSIFPFQERSRSFDGFSMHSLENSLIDIMRAEQDSLKGHSSLFPMEDERTYGEDDRSDQSLSGLGSPHSFPHQNGERIERFSRKVFVGGLPPDIDEDEITASFRRFGHLFVDWPHKAESKSYFPPKGYAFLLFQDESSVQALIDACMEEDGKLYLCVSSPTIKDKPVQIRPWNLNDSDFVMDGSQPLDPRKTIFVGGVPRPLRAVELAMIMDRLYGGVCYAGIDTDPELKYPKGAGRVAFSNQQSYIAAISARFVQLQHGEIDKRVEVKPYVLDDQLCDECQGTRCGGKFAPFFCANVTCLQYYCEYCWAAIHSRAGREFHKPLVKEGGDRPRHISFRWN, from the exons ATGGGGGATTACGGCTTTCTGGTTAAAAACAACGCTGCAAACAAATCCGTTTTTCCGGTAAGAATACATCCACACCTGCAGCATCCTGTTCACCACCAGACAGCACCTCCAAGCCCCCCGGCTTTCATCAGCAGCAACAACACTACCAATGGTGGGAGTGTTGGGTCTGCTTGGCTTTTCCCAGCTGTGACGACCCACTCTAACATGCAAGATGATATTTTGGAGTCCGAGACGTCCAAGGCTCCGCAACCGCAACAAGAGAGTCATGAAGGACAAGACAAGCAGGCGCTCTCTCCGCCAGGTCACCAGGAAGCACCAGGAATCATATCAGAGTTGGACAACACCATGCCTGAGGAGAACCAGCTGGAGAAAGGGACCATGGAGAACGCTAACGGGAAAGAGGCACTGCGGCTCGAATCTCCAGTGTTATCAGGGTTTGACTATCAGGAGACGTCTGGTATTGGTACTTTAGCACAGTCTAGTAGCTCTTCTTCATCGTCCCTTACTGGCTTCAGCAGCTGGTCCACTGCTATACCCCCCAACCCTTCCACCTTGATCGAAGAGGTTGGCTTTTTCAATCAGGCTGCTACTACTAACAATGCTCCTCCTCCGCTGCTATTTCAAAGTTTCTCTCATCACACCAGTACAGGGTTCGGGGGGAACTTCTCCCACCAGATAGGTCCTCTATCTCAGCACCATCCATCTCCTCATCCTCACTTCCAGCACCCTCATAATCAGCACCGCAGGTCCTCGGCCAGCCCCCATCCACCTCCCTTCTCCCACCGCAGTGCTGCTTTCAACCAGTTGCCCAATTTGGGGAACAACCTAATCAAGCCTCCTTCCCCTTGGGGGAGCTATCAGAGCCCCTCGTCCACCCCATCTTCTACTTCATGGAGCCCAGGTGGAGGATACGGAGGCTGGGGAAGCTCTCAGGGACGGGAGTATCGCCGAGGGCTGAACGGAGGGGTCAATCCCCTCAACTCGATCTCTCCTTTAAAGAAGTCTTTCCCAAATAACCAACCCCCAACGCAGAAGTTTCCCCGCAATAACTCCGGCTTCAACACTAAACCCTGGATGGAGGATACCATAAACCGCAATGACAGCATCTTTCCTTTTCAG GAGCGCAGTCGGTCCTTTGATGGTTTCAGCATGCACTCTCTAGAGAACTCTCTGATCGACATCATGAGAGCCGAGCAGGATTCCTTGAAAG GTCACTCATCGTTGTTTCCCATGGAGGATGAGCGGACTTACGGAGAGGATGACCGGTCTGATCAGAGTCTGAGTGGACTGGGATCACCACACAGTTTCCCTCACCAAAACGGCGAACGCATTGAGCGCTTTTCTCGCAAGGTCTTTGTTGGTGGTCTACCTCCAGACATAGATGAAG ACGAGATCACTGCCAGTTTCCGACGCTTTGGACATTTGTTTGTGGACTGGCCTCATAAAGCAGAAAGCAAATCGTATTTTCCACCGAAAG GTTATGCGTTCCTTCTGTTTCAAGACGAGAGCTCGGTCCAGGCACTGATAGACGCTTGTATGGAAGAGGATGGGAAGCTCTATCTCTGTGTCTCTAGCCCTACAATCAAAGATAAGCCG GTCCAGATACGACCCTGGAATTTGAACGACAGTGACTTTGTGATGGATGGCTCTCAGCCCCTTGACCCCAGAAAAACAATCTTTGTTGGGGGAGTTCCACGACCTCTACGAGCTG TGGAGCTCGCAATGATTATGGACAGACTGTACGGCGGGGTGTGCTATGCTGGCATTGACACTGACCCTGAGCTGAAGTATCCTAAAGGGGCTGGACGTGTGGCCTTCTCCAATCAGCAGAGCTACATTGCTGCTATCAGTGCTCGCTTTGTGCAACTGCAACACGGAGAGATCGATAAACGG GTGGAAGTGAAGCCATATGTACTGGATGACCAGCTGTGTGATGAGTGTCAGGGCACGCGTTGTGGGGGCAAGTTCGCTCCGTTCTTCTGTGCTAACGTCACTTGTCTTCAGTACTACTGTGAATACTGCTGGGCAGCCATTCACTCGCGTGCCGGACGGGAGTTTCACAAGCCTCTAGTGAAGGAGGGAGGAGACCGGCCTCGCCACATCTCCTTCCGCTGGAACTGA
- the LOC109049024 gene encoding cytoplasmic polyadenylation element-binding protein 4 isoform X1, producing MGDYGFLVKNNAANKSVFPVRIHPHLQHPVHHQTAPPSPPAFISSNNTTNGGSVGSAWLFPAVTTHSNMQDDILESETSKAPQPQQESHEGQDKQALSPPGHQEAPGIISELDNTMPEENQLEKGTMENANGKEALRLESPVLSGFDYQETSGIGTLAQSSSSSSSSLTGFSSWSTAIPPNPSTLIEEVGFFNQAATTNNAPPPLLFQSFSHHTSTGFGGNFSHQIGPLSQHHPSPHPHFQHPHNQHRRSSASPHPPPFSHRSAAFNQLPNLGNNLIKPPSPWGSYQSPSSTPSSTSWSPGGGYGGWGSSQGREYRRGLNGGVNPLNSISPLKKSFPNNQPPTQKFPRNNSGFNTKPWMEDTINRNDSIFPFQERSRSFDGFSMHSLENSLIDIMRAEQDSLKARNYGRRRGHSSLFPMEDERTYGEDDRSDQSLSGLGSPHSFPHQNGERIERFSRKVFVGGLPPDIDEDEITASFRRFGHLFVDWPHKAESKSYFPPKGYAFLLFQDESSVQALIDACMEEDGKLYLCVSSPTIKDKPVQIRPWNLNDSDFVMDGSQPLDPRKTIFVGGVPRPLRAVELAMIMDRLYGGVCYAGIDTDPELKYPKGAGRVAFSNQQSYIAAISARFVQLQHGEIDKRVEVKPYVLDDQLCDECQGTRCGGKFAPFFCANVTCLQYYCEYCWAAIHSRAGREFHKPLVKEGGDRPRHISFRWN from the exons ATGGGGGATTACGGCTTTCTGGTTAAAAACAACGCTGCAAACAAATCCGTTTTTCCGGTAAGAATACATCCACACCTGCAGCATCCTGTTCACCACCAGACAGCACCTCCAAGCCCCCCGGCTTTCATCAGCAGCAACAACACTACCAATGGTGGGAGTGTTGGGTCTGCTTGGCTTTTCCCAGCTGTGACGACCCACTCTAACATGCAAGATGATATTTTGGAGTCCGAGACGTCCAAGGCTCCGCAACCGCAACAAGAGAGTCATGAAGGACAAGACAAGCAGGCGCTCTCTCCGCCAGGTCACCAGGAAGCACCAGGAATCATATCAGAGTTGGACAACACCATGCCTGAGGAGAACCAGCTGGAGAAAGGGACCATGGAGAACGCTAACGGGAAAGAGGCACTGCGGCTCGAATCTCCAGTGTTATCAGGGTTTGACTATCAGGAGACGTCTGGTATTGGTACTTTAGCACAGTCTAGTAGCTCTTCTTCATCGTCCCTTACTGGCTTCAGCAGCTGGTCCACTGCTATACCCCCCAACCCTTCCACCTTGATCGAAGAGGTTGGCTTTTTCAATCAGGCTGCTACTACTAACAATGCTCCTCCTCCGCTGCTATTTCAAAGTTTCTCTCATCACACCAGTACAGGGTTCGGGGGGAACTTCTCCCACCAGATAGGTCCTCTATCTCAGCACCATCCATCTCCTCATCCTCACTTCCAGCACCCTCATAATCAGCACCGCAGGTCCTCGGCCAGCCCCCATCCACCTCCCTTCTCCCACCGCAGTGCTGCTTTCAACCAGTTGCCCAATTTGGGGAACAACCTAATCAAGCCTCCTTCCCCTTGGGGGAGCTATCAGAGCCCCTCGTCCACCCCATCTTCTACTTCATGGAGCCCAGGTGGAGGATACGGAGGCTGGGGAAGCTCTCAGGGACGGGAGTATCGCCGAGGGCTGAACGGAGGGGTCAATCCCCTCAACTCGATCTCTCCTTTAAAGAAGTCTTTCCCAAATAACCAACCCCCAACGCAGAAGTTTCCCCGCAATAACTCCGGCTTCAACACTAAACCCTGGATGGAGGATACCATAAACCGCAATGACAGCATCTTTCCTTTTCAG GAGCGCAGTCGGTCCTTTGATGGTTTCAGCATGCACTCTCTAGAGAACTCTCTGATCGACATCATGAGAGCCGAGCAGGATTCCTTGAAAG CGAGGAATTACGGGAGGCGACGAG GTCACTCATCGTTGTTTCCCATGGAGGATGAGCGGACTTACGGAGAGGATGACCGGTCTGATCAGAGTCTGAGTGGACTGGGATCACCACACAGTTTCCCTCACCAAAACGGCGAACGCATTGAGCGCTTTTCTCGCAAGGTCTTTGTTGGTGGTCTACCTCCAGACATAGATGAAG ACGAGATCACTGCCAGTTTCCGACGCTTTGGACATTTGTTTGTGGACTGGCCTCATAAAGCAGAAAGCAAATCGTATTTTCCACCGAAAG GTTATGCGTTCCTTCTGTTTCAAGACGAGAGCTCGGTCCAGGCACTGATAGACGCTTGTATGGAAGAGGATGGGAAGCTCTATCTCTGTGTCTCTAGCCCTACAATCAAAGATAAGCCG GTCCAGATACGACCCTGGAATTTGAACGACAGTGACTTTGTGATGGATGGCTCTCAGCCCCTTGACCCCAGAAAAACAATCTTTGTTGGGGGAGTTCCACGACCTCTACGAGCTG TGGAGCTCGCAATGATTATGGACAGACTGTACGGCGGGGTGTGCTATGCTGGCATTGACACTGACCCTGAGCTGAAGTATCCTAAAGGGGCTGGACGTGTGGCCTTCTCCAATCAGCAGAGCTACATTGCTGCTATCAGTGCTCGCTTTGTGCAACTGCAACACGGAGAGATCGATAAACGG GTGGAAGTGAAGCCATATGTACTGGATGACCAGCTGTGTGATGAGTGTCAGGGCACGCGTTGTGGGGGCAAGTTCGCTCCGTTCTTCTGTGCTAACGTCACTTGTCTTCAGTACTACTGTGAATACTGCTGGGCAGCCATTCACTCGCGTGCCGGACGGGAGTTTCACAAGCCTCTAGTGAAGGAGGGAGGAGACCGGCCTCGCCACATCTCCTTCCGCTGGAACTGA